TCTACCGCACGGCGATCTACTGGGGCCGCGAGACCTACGTGCCCGCGTTCACGATGCTCCCCGACATCGCGAAGCCCGCGGAGCTGATGGCCCGTGCCAACATCCGCACGGGCATCTCCGACCCCGAGCTGCGCCGCAAGGTCACCCCCGACTTCAAGATCGGCTGCAAGCGGATCCTGATCTCGAACACCTACTACCCGGCGCTCGACGCCGACAACGCCGAGCTGGTCACCGACCCCATCGCGCGGATCACACCGACCGGCATCGTGACCGCGGACGGCACCGAGCGCGAGATCGACGTGCTCGTCGTCGCGACCGGGTTCCACACCACCGACCAGCCGATCGCCCACCAGATCGTGGGCCGGGAGGGCCGCAGCCTTGCGGACGTCTGGGCCGAGACCGGCATGCAGGCCTACCGCGGCACCACCATCCACGGCTTCCCCAACCTGTTCCAGGTCGTCGGGCCCAACACCGGGCTCGGGCACTCCTCCATGGTCTTCGTCATCGAGTCGCAGGTCGCCTACATCCGCGACGCCCTCCGCGTCATGGCCCAGAACTCGTACGCCGCGGTCGAGCCCCGCCGCGACGCGCAGGACGACTGGAACCGCCGGCTGCACCGTCGGATGCGCCGTACGGTCTGGAGCACCGGCGGCTGCGCGAGCTGGTACCTCGACGAGCACGGCCGCAACACCACGCTCTGGCCGCGCTCCACGGTCAGCCTCCGGCTCGGGCTGCGCTCGTTCGACACCCGCGCCTACACGGTGACCGGACCGGTGCCGGCCACCGCCCCGCCCGACGCCGCCCCCACCCGCGAGACTCCCCCCACCACTCCCACCACCCCCGATCGAGAGGTCGTGACCGCATGAAGTCCCTGGACGACAAGGTCGTCGTGATCACCGGTGCCGGTTCCGGCATCGGACGCGCGCTGGCCGTGAACGCCGCCGGTCGGGGGGCGCACGTCGCCGTCTCCGACGTCAACGAGGCCGGCCTGGCCGAGACCGTCGAGCTCGTCAAGGCCGCCGGCGCGCGCGCCGTGCGCTCGGACACCCTCGACGTCGCGAAGCGCGAGGAGATCGTGGGCTACGCCGAGGCCGTCGCCGACCAGTTCGGTCGCGTCAACGTCGTGGTCAACAACGCGGGCGTCTCCATGACGGGGAACTTCGCGAACATGACCTACGAGCAGATGGAGTGGATCGTCGACATCAACTTCTGGGGTGTCGTCAACGGCACCAAGGAGTTCCTGCCGCACCTCATCGCCTCCGGCGACGGCCACGTCGTCAACCTCTCGTCGCTCTTCGGGCTCATCTCGATGCCGGGCCAGACGCTCTACAACTCGACGAAGTACGCCGTGCGCGGCTTCACCGAGGCGCTGCGCGAGGAGATGCTCATCGGCAAGCACAAGGTCGGCGTGACCGCGGTGCACCCGGGCGGCATCAAGACGGGCATCGTCCGCAACGGTCGCGTGACCGACGGCGACGACCTCGAGGCCCTCGCGAAGCTCTTCGACAAGAAGCTGGCCCGCACCTCTCCCGAGGACGCGGCCGCCGCGATCGTGAAGGCCGTGCTGCGCAACCAGCCGCGGCTGCTCATCGGTGCCGACGCCCACGCGCTGCACCAGATCGGCAAGCTCCTGGGCGCCCGCTACCAGGACGTGTTCGCGTTCGGCGCCAAGCGCGTGCTGCCCTGATCCACGCCGTCGACCG
This Nocardioides alkalitolerans DNA region includes the following protein-coding sequences:
- a CDS encoding SDR family NAD(P)-dependent oxidoreductase, with product MKSLDDKVVVITGAGSGIGRALAVNAAGRGAHVAVSDVNEAGLAETVELVKAAGARAVRSDTLDVAKREEIVGYAEAVADQFGRVNVVVNNAGVSMTGNFANMTYEQMEWIVDINFWGVVNGTKEFLPHLIASGDGHVVNLSSLFGLISMPGQTLYNSTKYAVRGFTEALREEMLIGKHKVGVTAVHPGGIKTGIVRNGRVTDGDDLEALAKLFDKKLARTSPEDAAAAIVKAVLRNQPRLLIGADAHALHQIGKLLGARYQDVFAFGAKRVLP
- a CDS encoding NAD(P)/FAD-dependent oxidoreductase, whose amino-acid sequence is MSTQGFRGPLPAHVDVLVVGAGFAGLATAIRLDEDGRDFLVVDKGDSVGGTWRDNTYPGAACDVPSQLYSFSFAPGDWSRSFSPQPEIKAYLDRVAASAGVLDRFVFSTSLEHAAWDETHQRWDVTTSAGSLTADVLVSGAGGLSEPRLPDIAGIEDFGGEIFHSARWDHHADLAGKRIAVIGTGASAIQIVPQLQQVAGRLDVYQRTAPWVIPRHDRTYPAVERLALAKVPGLRRLYRTAIYWGRETYVPAFTMLPDIAKPAELMARANIRTGISDPELRRKVTPDFKIGCKRILISNTYYPALDADNAELVTDPIARITPTGIVTADGTEREIDVLVVATGFHTTDQPIAHQIVGREGRSLADVWAETGMQAYRGTTIHGFPNLFQVVGPNTGLGHSSMVFVIESQVAYIRDALRVMAQNSYAAVEPRRDAQDDWNRRLHRRMRRTVWSTGGCASWYLDEHGRNTTLWPRSTVSLRLGLRSFDTRAYTVTGPVPATAPPDAAPTRETPPTTPTTPDREVVTA